CGGCCGGCCGCTCCGCGAGCGCCGACTCGGTGTTCGACGCGACCGAACACACGCTGCTGCAACACCTCGTGACCTCGAGCGGAGAGGCGCGAGCGCCCGAGTTGTGGCTCGAACTGGCTGAGACGCGCCGCGCCCGTCACCCCGGCGATCCGGAGCCCGTGGCGGCGGCTTTAAGAGGCGCGATCGCCGAGCCTCATATCGGTGCGCGGCGAGCCGCGATCCATCTCGAGCTGGCGCGTCTGGCCGCGCAGGATGGCCGACTCGACAGCGCACGCGTTCACGCGCGGCTCGCGTTCGACGCGCCGAGCAGCTCGGTCTCATTCCAGGCGGCGCAACTCGAGGCGGAGCTGTGGGAGCGCGACGGACGACTCGACTCCGCTGCGGCGAGCTACACTCAGTGGCTCGACGCGCGTCACGGCGTCGCCGGGGCACGACTCGACGCACAGCTCGCACGCGCGCTGCTACTCGAGCGCGAGGGCCGCTGGGAGCAGGCACGCCCCGAGATCCATGCGCTGATCGGCGCCGACCCTTACGCACCGCGCTCGTTTCGCGCGATGCTGCGGCTGGTCGATCATCACCTGGAACTCGATGAGCACGGCCTTGCGGTGATCGAGGGCGAGCGCGCGCTGCGCCGACTCGAACAGACCCTGTCGAGCGTGCGAGACGCCGACGCCCAGCGCCGGGCGCGCCGGACGCGCGCGCTGATCCTCGAGTCGATCGGCCGCGACAGCGCCGCGACCTCGGCGTGGGCCGAGCTGTGGCGGCTCTACCCCGACCAGGCCGAGGGAGTGGAGGGAGCGCTGCGGGGCGGCGACCTGGCGCTGGCGCGCTTGAAGGACCGGGCGCGAGCCGCCACCCTGTGGTCCGAGCTGGCACGACGCGGCAGTCGCGAGGACGATCGCAGGCAGGCGATGACGCGCATCGCGGCGCTTCCCTAAGGAGTCGCGAATCCCATGAGTCCGTTGGCCCTTCCGATCCAGGATGCGATGGTCACCGCCACCGCGGTGCTGTGCGCCCTGATCGGTGTGTTTGCGACCCTGCGACGCGGACACTGGCTCCAGACCCTGCTGTTCTCGGCCGCGTTCATGGTGGTGGCCGCCTACGAGGCGGCATTGCTCGGTGTGCTGCGCGCCGACACCAGCGCCGCGGCGCGCACCTGGGCGAGTTCGGTGCTCGGCATCTCGGCGCTCGCCTCGTGGCTGTGGCTGGGGCTCAGCGTGGTGCTGGCGCGCCCGCAGCCCATGCAGCAGCTGGTGCGCGCCTCCGCCTACCTGGCGCTCGCGCTTGCCGGCTGTGTCGCGATGTTCTTCCTCGCCGGCACTCCGTACGTGGTGCGCGAGATGGTCGGCGTCGGCGGCAACGCGGTGCTGGTGCTCGGCGACCTCGGCAAGGTCTACCTGATCTACCTGGTGGTCGTGCTGGTCGCGATCGTGATGAATCTCGAGGGCACGCTGCGCTCGGCGCCCGCCAGCACCCAGCGTCGCCTGCGTGCGGTGATGGTCGCGCTGGTGCTCGGTGCGGTCGCCTCGCTGGTGGTGGTGGCGATGGGGCTGCTGAGCGACGGCATCCGCGTGGTGTGGTTGTCGGCCGCGGCGGCTCCCAAGTTCCTGGTCGGCTCGGTCACCGCGCTGGCGCTCGCGCGGCGGCGACTGTCCGACATGAGCGTGCCGGTGGCCCGACCGGTGATCTACTTCTCGTCGGTCTCGCTCACGATCGCCGGTGTCTTCCTGCTCGTGATGGCGGGGCTGTCCAAGCTGCTGCCGGCGCTGCCTCCGGAGTGGAAGCGCGGTGCGGTCCTGCTCCTGATGGTGGGTTTCGCGCTCGCGCTGGTGGTGTTTGCGCTGATCCCGCGTGCGAGCCGCGGCATCCGCCGCTTTATCGATCGGAATTTCTACTCGAATCGTTTCGACTACCGGCGCGAGTGGGAGCGGGTGAGCCGTACGCTGGTCCCGTCGGCGCGTCCTCAGGATCTTTACCGGCAGGTCGAATCGCTGGCGAGTGCCGTGTTCGAGACCGAGCGCATCGTGATCCACCTGCGGGATCCTGTCAGCGGTGAGTACCGCTGTGTTTTCGCGAGCACGGGGCTGGCTCCGGAGCCGCTCGAGGAACCGCTCCGCCCCGACAATCCGCTGATCCAGCGGCTCGCCGGCGTACGCGAACCGCTGGTGTTCCGAGCCATCCGCGCCGATCTCGATCTGATTCCCGCCGCGGCCGAGAATCGCGAGCTGGTGAAGGCGATCGGCGCCGAGCTGTGTGCACCGCTGTTCGCCGGCGACGATCGGGTCGGGTTGCTGTGGCTGTCCGAGAAGCGCATCGACGAGGACTATTCGGCTGAAGACGTCGAGTTCCTCGGCACCATGGCGCCTCAGCTCGGAGCGGCCCTGCGCTTCGCGCATCTCGCCGGCGAGCTGGCGGAGACTCGCCAGTTCGAATCCATGCACCGGTTGTCGAGCTACGTGCTGCACGACATCAAGAACCAGGTCTCGGGGCTCTCGCTGATGCTCGGCAACGCTCGCCGGCACATCAGCGATCCGGAATTTCAGCGCGACGCGATGCGGGTCGTCGAGCGCACGGTCGGCAACCTGAAGGAGCTGATGACGCAGATGTCGGCGGTGTCGCGCCCGGTACGGCTGCGACCCGTCGAGAGCCCGGTGCACGCGCTGTTTGCGAGTGCCGCCCAGGCGGCCGGAATGGCGGAGGGAACGCACGCCGGCATCACGTTCCGCATCGAGTGCGACTCCGAGCTGTGTGCGATGCTGGACACCGAACAGATGGCGCGGGTGCTCACGAATTTGCTCGTCAATGCGCGCGAAGCACTGGAGGGACCCGGTGTGATCACGCTCGAAGCCGTGCACTCCGTGAAGTCCACCAACGGCGAGCTGCTGCTTCAGGTGCACGACGACGGCCGTGGCATGACCGACGAATTCGTGCGAAATTCGCTGTTCCGTCCGTTCTCGACCACCAAGTCGGCGGGGCTCGGCATCGGACTCGCGCACAGCAAGAGCATTGTCGAAGCGCACGGCGGCACCATCGTGGTGCGCAGTGCGCCGGGACGCGGAACGACGTTCGAAGTCCGGGTCCCGCGCGTCGCGGCGGCCCGCGTGCTCGGAGGTGAGGCATGACCGAACGCGCCCGCATCCTGATCGTCGAAGACGAGGAGACGATCCGGAATCAGCTGCGCTGGGGACTCTCCGAGGAGTACGAGGTGTTCACGGCCGCGAGTGCAGACGAGGCGCGCCGCGCGCTGCGTGATTCGAAGCCGAGTCTCGTCACGCTCGACGTCACGCTCACCGCCCGCGGCACCGGCGCCGAGGATGGCATGGTGCTGCTGTCCGAGATCGTCGAGCGGCATCCCCTCACCAAGGTCATCATGGTGACCGGCAACGCCAATCGCGAGAACGCGCTGCTCGCGATCGAGCGCGGTGCCGTCGATTGGTACGCCAAGCCGATCGAGCTGGACGAGCTGCGGGTGATCCTGCGGCGCGCCCTGCACGTCCAGCAGCTCGAGGCCGAGCGCGGACTACCGGCCGGAGGCGCGCGCCGCCGCTATCACCGCCTGGTCGGCGAGTCCGACCCGATGAAGAAGGTGTTCTCGCTCGTCCAGCGGGTGGCCGGAACCGACGCGACCGTCCTGGTGCTGGGGGAGAACGGCACCGGCAAGGAACTGGTGGCGCACGCGATCCACGAGGCGAGCCCGCGGCGCGACCGTCCGTTCATCCCGATCAACTGCGGTGCGATCCCCGAGAGCCTGATGGAGAGCGAGCTGTTCGGACACGAGCGCGGCGCATTCACCGACGCGCATCGCATGCGCGAGGGCAAGATCGAGCTGGCCGAGGGTGGCACGCTGTTCCTCGACGAGATCGGGGAGGTGCCGGTTCACCTGCAGGTCAAGCTGCTGCGCTTCCTGCAGGAACGCGTGGTCGAGCGCATCGGCGGTCGCGAGCAGCGTCGCGTGGACGTGCGTGTCGTGGCGGCGACGAATCGCGACCTCAAACACGCGCTCGCGATCGGCACGTTCCGCGAGGATCTCTACTACCGGTTGAGCGTGGTCACGATCCAGGTGCCGCCGCTGCGCGAGCGGGGCGAGGACGTGCGGCGCCTGGCGGAGTTCTTCCTCGAGGAATTCGCGCGCTCCCACAAACGCAAGGTGCGAGGCTTCACGCAGTCGGCGCTGCGCTCGATGCTGACGCACGCGTGGCCGGGCAACGTGCGCGAGCTCGAGAATCGCGTGCAGCGGGGCGTGATCCTGGCGCGCGACGCCTACCTGCGTCCCGAGGATCTCGAGCTCGACGAAGTCGACGCTGCGTCCGAGCCCTCGCTGCCGCTTCAGCAGACGCGAGACGAGGCCGAGCGCGGCGCGCTGATCGAAGCCCTCACGCGCAATGCCGGCAACATCACGCGCGCGGCGCGCGAACTGGACGTGAGCCGGCCGACGCTCCACGA
This portion of the Candidatus Eisenbacteria bacterium genome encodes:
- the prsK gene encoding PEP-CTERM system histidine kinase PrsK; amino-acid sequence: MSPLALPIQDAMVTATAVLCALIGVFATLRRGHWLQTLLFSAAFMVVAAYEAALLGVLRADTSAAARTWASSVLGISALASWLWLGLSVVLARPQPMQQLVRASAYLALALAGCVAMFFLAGTPYVVREMVGVGGNAVLVLGDLGKVYLIYLVVVLVAIVMNLEGTLRSAPASTQRRLRAVMVALVLGAVASLVVVAMGLLSDGIRVVWLSAAAAPKFLVGSVTALALARRRLSDMSVPVARPVIYFSSVSLTIAGVFLLVMAGLSKLLPALPPEWKRGAVLLLMVGFALALVVFALIPRASRGIRRFIDRNFYSNRFDYRREWERVSRTLVPSARPQDLYRQVESLASAVFETERIVIHLRDPVSGEYRCVFASTGLAPEPLEEPLRPDNPLIQRLAGVREPLVFRAIRADLDLIPAAAENRELVKAIGAELCAPLFAGDDRVGLLWLSEKRIDEDYSAEDVEFLGTMAPQLGAALRFAHLAGELAETRQFESMHRLSSYVLHDIKNQVSGLSLMLGNARRHISDPEFQRDAMRVVERTVGNLKELMTQMSAVSRPVRLRPVESPVHALFASAAQAAGMAEGTHAGITFRIECDSELCAMLDTEQMARVLTNLLVNAREALEGPGVITLEAVHSVKSTNGELLLQVHDDGRGMTDEFVRNSLFRPFSTTKSAGLGIGLAHSKSIVEAHGGTIVVRSAPGRGTTFEVRVPRVAAARVLGGEA
- the prsR gene encoding PEP-CTERM-box response regulator transcription factor encodes the protein MTERARILIVEDEETIRNQLRWGLSEEYEVFTAASADEARRALRDSKPSLVTLDVTLTARGTGAEDGMVLLSEIVERHPLTKVIMVTGNANRENALLAIERGAVDWYAKPIELDELRVILRRALHVQQLEAERGLPAGGARRRYHRLVGESDPMKKVFSLVQRVAGTDATVLVLGENGTGKELVAHAIHEASPRRDRPFIPINCGAIPESLMESELFGHERGAFTDAHRMREGKIELAEGGTLFLDEIGEVPVHLQVKLLRFLQERVVERIGGREQRRVDVRVVAATNRDLKHALAIGTFREDLYYRLSVVTIQVPPLRERGEDVRRLAEFFLEEFARSHKRKVRGFTQSALRSMLTHAWPGNVRELENRVQRGVILARDAYLRPEDLELDEVDAASEPSLPLQQTRDEAERGALIEALTRNAGNITRAARELDVSRPTLHDLLKKHTLDAGRFRRADASDGGEADEPDAS